In a genomic window of Mycolicibacterium neoaurum VKM Ac-1815D:
- a CDS encoding ABC1 kinase family protein: MSTQHREGARLDRVPLPVEAARVGATGWQVTRTGARVARSLLRKGSLQQKVITQIPQTFADLGPTYVKFGQIIASSPGAFGEHLSREFRGLLDRVPPADAAAVHKLVKEELGDEPQNLFKSFDEKPFASASIAQVHYATLHSGEEVVVKIQRPGIRRRVAADLQILKRGARLVEFAKLGQRLSAQDVVADFADNLAEELDFRLEAQSMDAWVAHMHASPLGENIRVAQVYWDLTSERVLTMERIQGTRIDDVAAIRKQGFDGEQLVKALLFSVFEGGLRHGLFHGDLHAGNLYVDDAGKIVFFDFGIMGRIDPRTRWLLRELVYALLVKKDHAAAGKIVVLMGAVGTVKPEAQAAKDLEKFATPLTMSSLGDLSYAEIGKQLSTLADAYDVKLPRELVLIGKQFLYVERYMKLLAPRWQMMSDPQLTGYFANFMVEVSREHSDELDS, encoded by the coding sequence ATGAGTACCCAACACCGAGAAGGAGCCCGGCTGGACCGGGTGCCGTTGCCGGTGGAGGCCGCCCGCGTCGGCGCGACGGGCTGGCAGGTCACCCGCACCGGCGCCCGCGTCGCCCGCAGCCTGCTGCGTAAAGGGTCGCTGCAACAAAAGGTCATCACGCAGATTCCGCAGACATTCGCCGACCTGGGCCCCACCTATGTCAAGTTCGGTCAGATCATCGCCTCCAGCCCGGGCGCCTTCGGCGAGCACCTCAGCCGGGAGTTCCGCGGCCTGCTGGATCGGGTCCCGCCCGCCGATGCGGCGGCGGTGCACAAGCTGGTCAAGGAAGAACTGGGCGACGAGCCGCAGAACCTGTTCAAGTCCTTCGACGAGAAGCCGTTCGCGTCGGCCTCGATAGCCCAGGTGCACTATGCGACGTTGCACAGCGGCGAGGAGGTCGTGGTCAAGATCCAGCGCCCGGGGATCCGGCGCCGGGTCGCCGCGGATCTGCAGATCCTCAAGCGCGGGGCCCGGTTGGTGGAGTTCGCCAAGCTCGGCCAGCGGTTGTCCGCACAAGACGTGGTCGCCGACTTCGCCGACAACCTTGCCGAGGAGCTCGACTTCCGGCTGGAGGCCCAGTCGATGGACGCCTGGGTGGCCCACATGCACGCCTCCCCGCTGGGTGAGAACATCCGCGTCGCGCAGGTCTACTGGGATCTGACCAGCGAGCGAGTGCTCACCATGGAGCGCATCCAGGGCACCCGCATCGATGATGTCGCGGCCATCCGCAAACAGGGCTTCGACGGTGAACAGCTGGTCAAGGCGCTGCTGTTCAGCGTGTTCGAGGGTGGTTTGCGGCACGGCCTGTTCCACGGCGACCTGCACGCCGGCAACCTCTACGTCGACGATGCCGGCAAGATCGTGTTCTTCGACTTCGGCATCATGGGCCGCATCGATCCGCGGACCCGGTGGCTGCTGCGCGAGCTGGTCTACGCGCTGCTGGTCAAGAAGGACCATGCCGCGGCGGGAAAGATCGTCGTGTTGATGGGCGCGGTCGGCACCGTCAAACCCGAGGCGCAGGCGGCCAAGGATCTGGAAAAGTTCGCCACCCCGCTGACCATGTCCTCGCTGGGCGATCTGAGCTACGCCGAGATCGGCAAGCAGCTCTCCACGCTGGCCGACGCCTATGACGTGAAGCTGCCGCGGGAGTTGGTGCTGATCGGCAAGCAGTTCCTCTACGTCGAGCGCTACATGAAACTGCTGGCGCCACGCTGGCAGATGATGAGCGACCCGCAGCTGACCGGTTACTTCGCCAACTTCATGGTCGAGGTCAGCCGCGAGCATTCCGACGAGCTGGACAGCTAG
- a CDS encoding oxygenase MpaB family protein — MDMPHQVLEQGLQGRYDKTFRRHFFKGLEFAGPEGDPGWFGPGSAVWHVHSHTEALIFGLQCAAYLERLDPSIYWMGMHHSRLVKREADGTAVPVIDPKGAAIRLGHSIAFFIGTAYGNTETAERVSRTVRAMHHTIKGTRPDGATYDADDPEWLRWNYATVVWGLATAHELYHPNPLRGKKLDRYYGEFTRVGHALGGTDLPTTKAETLECLHSYLPRLALTHGAAMATGPNLPMPQSAVDWAIRDTMPRWAKQLIGHTDPNPIERAGRRAIVWSVINGLHTAAGAAPEFRQAQRRVAGGTTVAHTEPRYVPGSDPELSRDQVERAFV; from the coding sequence GTGGACATGCCGCACCAGGTGCTGGAGCAAGGCCTGCAGGGCCGGTACGACAAGACCTTTCGCAGGCACTTCTTCAAGGGCCTGGAGTTCGCCGGCCCCGAGGGCGATCCGGGCTGGTTCGGTCCCGGCAGCGCCGTCTGGCACGTGCACTCCCATACCGAGGCACTGATCTTCGGCCTGCAGTGCGCGGCCTATCTGGAACGGCTCGACCCGTCCATCTACTGGATGGGCATGCACCACTCACGCCTGGTCAAGCGCGAGGCCGACGGCACCGCCGTCCCTGTCATCGACCCCAAGGGCGCCGCGATCCGGCTCGGCCACTCGATCGCCTTCTTCATCGGCACCGCCTACGGCAACACCGAGACCGCCGAACGCGTCTCGCGGACCGTGCGCGCCATGCACCACACCATCAAGGGCACCCGGCCCGACGGCGCCACCTACGACGCCGACGATCCCGAGTGGTTGCGCTGGAACTACGCCACCGTGGTGTGGGGGTTGGCCACCGCCCACGAGCTCTATCATCCGAATCCGTTGCGGGGCAAGAAGCTCGACCGCTACTACGGCGAGTTCACCAGGGTCGGGCACGCACTGGGTGGCACCGACCTGCCCACCACGAAGGCCGAGACGCTGGAATGCCTGCACTCCTATCTCCCCCGGCTGGCCCTCACCCACGGCGCGGCGATGGCCACCGGACCCAATCTGCCGATGCCGCAGAGCGCGGTCGACTGGGCCATCCGCGACACCATGCCGCGGTGGGCCAAACAGCTCATCGGGCACACCGACCCCAACCCCATCGAGCGGGCGGGGCGGCGCGCCATCGTCTGGTCGGTGATCAACGGTCTGCACACCGCGGCCGGCGCCGCCCCCGAGTTCCGTCAGGCCCAGCGACGGGTGGCCGGTGGCACCACCGTGGCCCACACCGAGCCCCGTTATGTGCCGGGCAGCGATCCCGAGCTCAGCCGTGACCAGGTGGAGCGTGCCTTCGTGTGA
- a CDS encoding TetR/AcrR family transcriptional regulator codes for MTRWAGVALTDRRAERRALLIDAAYALFGTGGEAALTVRSVCRESALNTRYFYESFADIGELLGAVFDKVAGELGAAVDTAMTSAGGSLSARTRAGVAAVLGFSSADPRRGRVLFTDARANPVLAERRAALQDQLLDAVLAEGARLHPGSDPVAARVGAAMYTGAMAELAQQWLSGTLGEDLDVVVDAAVRFF; via the coding sequence ATGACTCGGTGGGCTGGCGTCGCACTGACCGATCGGCGCGCGGAACGTCGCGCGCTGTTGATCGACGCCGCCTACGCGCTGTTCGGGACGGGCGGTGAGGCCGCGCTGACAGTGCGCTCGGTATGCCGGGAAAGCGCGCTGAACACCCGTTACTTCTACGAGAGCTTCGCCGATATCGGCGAGCTGCTGGGCGCGGTGTTCGACAAGGTCGCCGGGGAGCTCGGCGCGGCCGTCGACACCGCGATGACCTCGGCCGGCGGCTCGTTGAGTGCCCGCACCCGGGCGGGTGTCGCGGCGGTGCTCGGCTTCAGCTCCGCCGACCCGCGCCGCGGCCGCGTGCTGTTCACCGACGCCCGCGCCAATCCGGTGCTCGCCGAACGGCGCGCCGCCCTGCAGGACCAACTTCTCGATGCCGTGCTCGCCGAGGGCGCGCGGCTGCACCCGGGCTCTGATCCCGTCGCCGCCCGCGTCGGCGCGGCCATGTACACCGGCGCGATGGCCGAGCTCGCCCAGCAGTGGCTCTCCGGCACGCTCGGCGAGGATCTGGACGTCGTCGTCGACGCCGCGGTCCGGTTCTTCTGA
- a CDS encoding DinB family protein — translation MPAMPPPVADERAGFKEYVAAQQYAFRAIAFGLTDEQARSTPSVSALSIGGLIKHVTSCQKGWMERVASAPQLPAADDRPMEEVQAEYTEQFVMREDETLAGILAAFDEQNAETIRLIETADLAAAVPVPQGVPWFPKDVAAWSVRWVIFHMIEELARHAGQGDIIRESIDGATLYELLAGLEDWEPTPWLTPWGKEAVS, via the coding sequence ATGCCCGCTATGCCCCCTCCCGTCGCCGACGAGCGCGCCGGCTTCAAGGAGTACGTCGCCGCCCAGCAATACGCCTTCCGGGCGATCGCCTTCGGCCTGACCGACGAGCAGGCGCGATCCACGCCCAGTGTCAGCGCGTTGTCGATCGGCGGGCTGATCAAGCACGTCACCAGTTGCCAGAAGGGGTGGATGGAGCGGGTCGCGTCGGCCCCGCAACTGCCCGCGGCCGACGACCGCCCGATGGAGGAGGTGCAGGCCGAGTACACCGAGCAGTTCGTCATGCGCGAGGACGAGACCCTTGCCGGGATCCTGGCGGCGTTCGACGAGCAGAATGCCGAGACCATCCGCCTCATCGAGACCGCGGATCTGGCTGCGGCGGTGCCGGTTCCGCAGGGGGTGCCGTGGTTCCCCAAGGATGTCGCGGCATGGTCGGTGCGCTGGGTGATCTTCCACATGATCGAGGAACTGGCCCGCCACGCCGGGCAGGGCGACATCATCCGGGAAAGTATCGACGGTGCCACCCTCTACGAGCTGCTGGCCGGCCTTGAGGATTGGGAGCCGACGCCGTGGCTGACCCCGTGGGGCAAGGAAGCGGTCTCCTAG
- a CDS encoding DinB family protein, giving the protein MNTELLADQLDFHWDHQLRPRLTGLTDEEYFWAPVPDCWTVHPDGRVDFVYPQPEPAPFTTIAWRMAHVIIGVLAMRSHSHFGGPLADYQTWPYATDAATALDQLDEEKARWTAGVRALSDADLQRPCGPAEGPYAEYPMAALVLHINRELIHHGAEICLLRDLFTHTQKEN; this is encoded by the coding sequence ATGAACACCGAACTGCTGGCCGACCAGCTGGACTTCCACTGGGATCACCAGCTGCGACCGAGGCTGACCGGCCTCACCGACGAGGAATACTTCTGGGCGCCGGTACCGGACTGCTGGACGGTCCATCCGGACGGCCGGGTTGATTTCGTATATCCGCAACCCGAGCCGGCGCCGTTCACGACGATCGCGTGGCGGATGGCCCATGTGATCATCGGCGTACTGGCCATGCGAAGTCATTCTCACTTCGGCGGCCCACTCGCCGATTACCAAACCTGGCCGTATGCCACCGATGCGGCGACTGCCCTGGACCAGCTCGACGAGGAGAAAGCGCGGTGGACGGCCGGGGTGCGGGCCCTCTCCGATGCAGACCTGCAGCGCCCCTGCGGGCCCGCCGAGGGGCCGTACGCCGAGTACCCGATGGCCGCGCTGGTGCTGCACATCAACCGCGAGCTGATCCATCACGGCGCCGAAATCTGTCTGCTGAGAGACCTTTTCACCCACACCCAGAAGGAGAACTGA